One stretch of Prunus persica cultivar Lovell chromosome G1, Prunus_persica_NCBIv2, whole genome shotgun sequence DNA includes these proteins:
- the LOC109947712 gene encoding rab escort protein 1-like, with product MQALETPVISVLMDKDSGQYKGVRLASGQDLFSHQLVLDPTFTVTLAPTSSPPNLLREDLQVLSVKDDKGKVARGICITARSSKPDISNCVLVCPPRSLCPEQDTSIRIIQICGSLETGVCPKGMFLLYFSALCDNAEQGKMLLHAVQNALLTLPMSGNPERASTVQSEKAEVKPNLLWSTLYIQELTLDQHDFLISTTMPDGNLRYNDLLDATVLVLEGVAFAVQRGL from the exons ATGCAGGCTTTGGAAACGCCAGTTATTTCTGTGCTTATGGATAAG GATAGTGGACAATATAAGGGTGTTAGATTAGCATCAGGGCAAGATTTGTTTAGCCATCAACTTGTTTTGGATCCAACCTTCACGGTTACATTGGCACCAACTTCATCTCCACCAAACCTTCTACGAGAAGATCTTCAAGTTTTAAGTGTGAAAGATGATAAAGGAAAGGTGGCTAGGGGAATATGTATTACAGCCCGTTCCTCGAAGCCAGATATATCAAATTGTGTGCTTGTATGTCCTCCTAGAT CTTTGTGCCCTGAACAGGATACCTCAATCCGGATTATCCAGATATGTGGCAGTTTGGAAACGGGTGTTTGTCCAAAGGGCAT GTTTCTGCTGTACTTTTCTGCTTTATGCGATAATGCTGAGCAAGGAAAAATGTTGCTACATGCAGTCCAGAATGCTCTTCTCACACTTCCTATGTCTGGAAATCCTGAAAGAGCTTCCACAGTTCAAAGTGAAAAAGCAGAAGTAAAACCCAACTTACTTTGGAGCACGTTGTATATTCAGGAGCTGACTCTG GATCAACATGATTTTCTTATTTCAACTACCATGCCAGATGGAAATCTTAGGTACAATGATCTGTTAGATGCAACTGTGCTG GTTCTTGAGGGAGTAGCGTTCGCGGTGCAAAGAGGATTGTGA